In Xylanibacter ruminicola 23, a single genomic region encodes these proteins:
- the nadB gene encoding L-aspartate oxidase: MVYKYDFLVIGAGVAGMSYALKVARANKGRVCMICKTSLDEANTSFAQGGVASVTNLELDNFEKHIEDTMIAGDYISDPKAVEQVVRMAPEQIKELVNWGVNFDKNHDGKFDLHREGGHSEFRILHHKDDTGAEIQRGLMEAVRNNPNIDIKENHFAVEIITQHHLGARITRRSPYINCYGAYVLNPDTQKVDTYLAKMTVMCTGGCGAVYLTTSNPVIATGDGIAMVYRAKGTVADMEFVQFHPTVLHNPNETHPAFLITEAMRGYGGILKLPNGETFMEKYDERLSLAPRDIVARAIDKEMKIHGLDHVCLDVTHKDPAETRKHFPNIYQKCLSMGIDITTDYIPVRPAAHYMCGGIKVDLNGQTSIEQLYALGECSCTGLHGGNRLASNSLIEAVVYAETAAKHSLEHVDFYDFNEKVPEWNDEGTLTNEEKVLITQSVKEVNLIMSNYVGIVRSDLRLHRAWDRLDMLYEETERLFKRVKASKDICELRNMINVGYLITRWALERKECRGLHYTTDYPVHAYDK, from the coding sequence ATGGTATACAAATATGATTTCCTGGTGATAGGAGCTGGCGTGGCCGGTATGAGCTACGCACTGAAGGTGGCTCGCGCCAACAAGGGTAGGGTGTGTATGATATGCAAGACCTCGCTGGATGAGGCCAACACATCGTTTGCTCAGGGTGGCGTGGCATCGGTTACCAATCTCGAACTGGATAACTTCGAGAAACACATAGAAGACACGATGATTGCGGGCGACTACATCAGCGACCCCAAAGCCGTAGAACAAGTAGTAAGAATGGCGCCCGAACAGATTAAAGAACTGGTAAACTGGGGCGTGAACTTTGATAAGAATCACGATGGCAAATTTGATTTGCATCGCGAGGGCGGACATTCTGAGTTCCGTATTCTGCACCACAAGGATGATACGGGTGCCGAGATACAGCGCGGACTGATGGAGGCTGTGCGCAACAATCCCAATATCGACATTAAGGAGAACCACTTTGCGGTGGAGATTATCACCCAGCACCACTTAGGTGCCAGAATTACACGTCGTTCGCCATACATTAACTGCTATGGTGCCTACGTGCTGAATCCTGATACCCAGAAGGTGGATACCTATCTGGCTAAGATGACCGTAATGTGTACTGGTGGTTGCGGTGCTGTGTATCTGACCACATCGAACCCCGTGATTGCTACTGGCGACGGTATCGCTATGGTGTATCGTGCCAAGGGTACAGTGGCCGATATGGAGTTTGTACAGTTCCACCCCACCGTGCTGCATAACCCTAACGAAACGCACCCAGCCTTCTTGATTACCGAGGCTATGCGTGGTTATGGTGGCATACTGAAGTTGCCTAATGGCGAGACGTTTATGGAGAAGTATGACGAGCGTCTGTCGCTGGCACCACGTGATATCGTGGCGCGTGCCATCGATAAGGAGATGAAGATTCACGGCTTGGATCACGTATGTCTGGATGTGACCCATAAGGATCCCGCCGAGACACGCAAGCACTTCCCCAATATCTACCAGAAGTGCCTGTCGATGGGTATCGATATCACTACCGATTATATCCCCGTTCGTCCTGCCGCCCACTATATGTGCGGTGGTATCAAGGTGGACCTGAACGGACAAACCAGCATAGAACAGTTGTATGCCCTTGGTGAGTGCTCGTGCACTGGTTTGCACGGTGGTAACCGCTTGGCCAGCAACTCGCTGATTGAGGCAGTGGTTTATGCCGAGACGGCCGCAAAGCACTCGCTGGAGCATGTGGATTTCTACGACTTCAACGAGAAGGTGCCTGAGTGGAACGACGAGGGTACACTGACCAACGAGGAGAAGGTGCTGATTACCCAGAGCGTGAAGGAGGTAAACCTGATTATGTCGAACTACGTAGGTATTGTGCGTAGCGACCTGCGTTTGCATCGTGCCTGGGACCGTCTGGATATGCTTTACGAGGAGACCGAGCGCCTGTTTAAGCGTGTAAAGGCCTCGAAGGATATCTGCGAATTGCGTAACATGATTAACGTGGGCTATCTGATTACACGTTGGGCTTTGGAGCGCAAGGAGTGTCGCGGTTTGCACTATACAACTGATTATCCTGTACACGCTTACGATAAGTAG
- a CDS encoding carboxypeptidase-like regulatory domain-containing protein, protein MKQLALIIMLMVPMVALAQQTTVGGTIIDEKSGRPLPQVSVSAGRISVVTNEDGAFLLKLGDKPANITVSHLGYKTKKVALRAGETENLKIKLQPTTIQLREVVIRTGNPRDIVEIAIKKIPENYSRQPELLKAFYRETAMKRKHFIYVAEGVEDMYKTSYTRGVGRDRVAIIKGRRLLSQKQGDTLGLKVMGGPVLPVQLDVVKNTELLLNQEDMDAYSYSWGTPEMINDRLQMVVLIEPLFSKEYALYHGKLYIDNERLAFTRIELSLDMSDKEKATRTMLVRKPFGVKFKPRELSCVVDYRYTDGITRISYLRNTFKFNCDWKKRLFSTSFTATCEMAVTDSQSEGVQPIVSRNSFDSHDAYYDKVEYFMDPEYWNNYNIIEPSESLDKAIRKLVSTYQRN, encoded by the coding sequence ATGAAACAACTAGCGCTTATAATCATGCTGATGGTTCCGATGGTGGCACTGGCACAACAGACTACCGTAGGTGGAACCATTATCGACGAGAAATCGGGGCGCCCATTGCCCCAGGTGAGTGTTTCTGCAGGCCGCATCTCTGTGGTCACAAACGAGGATGGTGCCTTCCTTCTAAAACTGGGCGATAAGCCCGCAAACATCACGGTATCGCACTTAGGTTACAAAACCAAGAAAGTGGCATTACGCGCAGGCGAGACCGAGAACCTGAAGATAAAACTTCAACCCACCACCATACAACTGCGCGAGGTGGTGATACGTACTGGTAATCCACGCGACATTGTAGAGATCGCCATCAAAAAGATTCCCGAGAACTACAGTCGCCAGCCCGAGCTGCTCAAGGCGTTCTATCGCGAAACAGCCATGAAGCGCAAGCACTTCATCTATGTGGCCGAGGGCGTGGAGGACATGTACAAAACCAGCTACACACGCGGTGTAGGTCGCGACAGAGTGGCTATCATCAAAGGTCGCCGACTGCTCAGTCAGAAACAGGGCGACACCCTGGGCTTAAAGGTCATGGGCGGTCCGGTACTGCCCGTACAGCTCGATGTGGTAAAGAACACCGAGTTACTGCTCAACCAGGAGGACATGGATGCCTACAGCTACAGCTGGGGCACACCCGAGATGATCAACGACCGCCTGCAGATGGTGGTTCTGATTGAGCCTCTCTTCAGCAAGGAGTATGCGCTGTATCATGGCAAACTGTATATCGACAACGAGCGCCTGGCATTTACCCGCATCGAGCTCAGTCTCGACATGAGCGATAAGGAGAAAGCCACCCGTACCATGCTGGTACGCAAGCCGTTCGGTGTAAAATTCAAGCCACGCGAACTGTCGTGTGTAGTCGATTATCGCTATACCGACGGTATTACACGCATCAGCTATCTGCGTAACACCTTTAAGTTCAACTGCGACTGGAAGAAACGTCTGTTCAGCACATCGTTTACCGCCACCTGCGAGATGGCCGTTACCGATAGCCAGTCCGAAGGTGTACAGCCCATCGTCAGTCGCAACTCGTTCGACTCGCACGATGCCTATTACGACAAGGTAGAATATTTTATGGATCCAGAATACTGGAACAACTACAACATTATAGAACCCTCAGAATCGCTGGATAAAGCGATACGCAAACTGGTATCAACTTACCAGCGCAATTGA
- the dacB gene encoding D-alanyl-D-alanine carboxypeptidase/D-alanyl-D-alanine-endopeptidase, translated as MKQNIRNWIFSLLLAGTVGSLQAQTVDTLVVDTCATDTIVELPWPQNLQARLDTLTSDRMFDYTQLGLMVYDITADSTLYTYGAKQILRPASTMKLLTAITALDQLGIKHKFRTSLYYTGEVVDSVLVGDLYCEGGMDPLFDTTDMKAFSASVKALGIHTVKGKLVDVNTFKDQDLLGEGWCWDDDNPSLSSLLINGKDDFISQFAQQLDKDSIFPDGPAEYAALPKDAVLLCQRSHSLEDVLVPMMKDSNNLYAESVFYQIGAATGARPAKSSHARNAIKRTLHKAGITGSHYKIADGSGLSLYNYVTPELLTKLLVYAYRHPSIYRYLYVSLPVAGEDGTLKKRMKDTPAQISVRAKTGTLTGISSLAGYAVATNNHVLAFAIINQGVMKNDQGRNFQDKVCTAMCK; from the coding sequence ATGAAGCAGAATATAAGGAATTGGATTTTTTCACTCTTATTGGCAGGTACGGTAGGCAGTTTGCAGGCGCAAACGGTCGATACACTCGTAGTAGATACCTGCGCCACAGATACCATCGTTGAACTGCCCTGGCCACAGAACCTGCAGGCCCGGTTAGACACGCTTACCAGCGACCGCATGTTCGACTATACCCAACTGGGCCTGATGGTTTACGATATCACTGCCGACTCAACCCTTTACACCTATGGTGCCAAACAGATACTGCGCCCAGCCTCAACCATGAAGCTGCTCACAGCCATCACCGCACTCGATCAGTTAGGCATTAAGCACAAGTTCCGCACCTCACTTTACTACACAGGCGAGGTAGTGGATAGCGTGCTGGTAGGCGATCTGTATTGTGAGGGCGGTATGGATCCCTTGTTCGACACTACCGATATGAAGGCTTTCTCGGCCAGTGTTAAGGCATTAGGCATCCACACGGTGAAAGGCAAACTGGTAGATGTAAATACCTTTAAGGATCAGGACCTGCTGGGCGAAGGCTGGTGTTGGGATGATGATAACCCATCGCTCAGCTCGCTGCTCATCAATGGCAAGGACGATTTCATCAGTCAGTTCGCACAACAGCTCGACAAGGACAGCATCTTCCCCGATGGCCCTGCCGAATATGCAGCCCTGCCAAAGGATGCCGTTCTGCTATGCCAGCGTAGCCACTCGTTAGAGGATGTGCTGGTACCGATGATGAAGGACAGCAACAACCTCTATGCCGAGTCGGTATTCTATCAGATTGGTGCCGCTACAGGCGCCCGTCCGGCCAAGTCATCGCATGCCCGCAACGCCATCAAGCGCACCCTGCATAAGGCCGGCATCACAGGTTCGCATTATAAGATAGCCGATGGTAGCGGACTCTCGCTTTACAACTATGTAACCCCCGAGTTGCTCACCAAACTGCTGGTTTATGCCTATCGCCACCCCAGCATCTATCGCTACCTGTACGTATCGCTACCCGTAGCAGGCGAGGATGGCACTCTGAAGAAACGCATGAAGGATACCCCTGCACAAATCAGCGTGCGTGCCAAAACGGGTACCCTCACTGGTATATCATCGTTGGCAGGCTATGCTGTAGCCACCAACAACCATGTGTTGGCATTTGCCATCATCAATCAAGGCGTTATGAAGAACGATCAAGGACGTAACTTTCAGGATAAAGTATGCACAGCGATGTGCAAATGA